The Caloenas nicobarica isolate bCalNic1 chromosome 30, bCalNic1.hap1, whole genome shotgun sequence genome contains a region encoding:
- the LOC135999912 gene encoding olfactory receptor 14J1-like — protein MSNSSSITQFLLLAFSDTRELQLLHFWLFLGIYLAALLGNGLIISTIACDQHLHTPMYFFLLNLSLLDLGSISITVPKSMANSLWDTRVISYAGCAAQVFFVFFLFGAEYSLLTIMSYDRYIAICKPLHYGTLLGSRACLHMAAAAWATGFLYALLHTANTFSLPLCKGNALDQFFCEIPQILKLSCSDTYLRELGLIVFSVCLISVCFVFIVLSYVQIFRAVLRIPSEQGRHKAFSTCLPHLAVVSLFVSTGAFAYLKPRSISSPSLDLVVSVLYSLVPPAVNPLIYSMRNQELKDALR, from the coding sequence atgtccaacagcagctccatcacccagttcctcctcctggcattctcagacacacgggagctgcagctcttacacttctggctcttcctgggcatctacctggctgccctcctgggcaacggcctcatcatcagcaccatagcctgtgaccagcacctccacacccctatgtacttcttcctgctcaacctctccctcctcgacctgggctccatctccatcactgtccccaaatccatggccaactctctgtgggataccagggtcatttcctatgcaggatgtgctgcccaggtcttctttgtattttttttgtttggtgcagaatattctcttctcaccatcatgtcctatgatcgctacattgccatctgcaaacccctgcactacgggaccctcctgggcagcagagcttgtctccacatggcagcagctgcctgggctacggggtttctctatgctctgctgcacacggccaatacattttcactgccactgtgcaagggcaatgccctggaccagttcttctgtgaaatcccccagatcctcaagctctcctgctcagacacctacctcagggaacttgggcttattgtctttagtgtctgtttgatttctgtgtgtttcgttttcattgtgctgtcctatgtgcagatcttcagggccgtgctgaggatcccctctgagcagggacggcacaaagccttttctacctgcctccctcacctggccgtggtctccctgtttgtcagcactggtgcatttgcctacctgaagccccgctccatctcttccccatccctggatctggtggtgtctgttctgtactctttggtgcctccagcagtgaaccccctcatctacagcatgaggaaccaggagctcaaggatgccctgagg